Within the Candidatus Eisenbacteria bacterium genome, the region GCCCCGCGTCCGGATCGGTCGCGTCCGCATCGAGGCTCAAGAGCTCGCCCACGTCGACGGTGCGGTTGGCGATGCCGTTGAGCACCGGGCACTCGTTCTCACCGTCGACCTCGTTGACGGTGATCGTGATGGTCTCGAAGTCCTCGCACGCCGGGTCCGCGTCATCCGACACGCGAACCGTGACCGTGTAGGTTCCCGGTCCCTGCCCTTCGGTCGGGGTGAACGTGAACACGCCGGTCGAGGAGTTGATCGAGGCTCCCGTCGGGAAGCCGGCGTCGAGAGAGAACGTGAGCGTCTGGCCCGCGTCCGGGTCGGTCGCCATGGCCGTGAACGTGAGGAGCGACAGCTCGTTCACGGTACGGTTGCCGATGGGCGTCAGCACCGGGCACTGGTTCTCGCCGTCGACCTCGTTGACCGTGATCGTGAGGGTCTCGAAGTCGCTGCAAGGCGTGCCGGCGAAGCTGTCCGTGACGCGAACCGTCACCGAGTGCGTCCCCGGTCCCTGATCCTCGGTCGGGGTGAACGTGAACACACCCGTGCCCGGATCGATCACGGCTCCCGCCGGGAATCCCGGATCGAGGGAGAACGTGAGCGTCTGGCCCGCGTCCGGATCGGTCGCGTTCGCGTCGAAGGTGAGCAAGGCCAATTCGTCCACGGTGCGATTGCCGATGGGATCGAGCACCGGGCACTGATTCTCGCCGTCGACCTCGTTGACCGTGATCTGGATGGTCTCGGAGTCGCTGCAAACGGGATCCCCGTTGTCGGTGACGGTCACCGTCACCGGGTACGTCCCCGGACCCTGCGCCTCGGTCGGCGTGAAGTTGAACACGCCCGAGCTCGAGTTGATCCCGGCTCCGTCGGGGAATCCTGGTTCGAGCGTGAACGCGAGCGTCTGGCCCACGTCCGGGTCGGTCGCCGTCACGGTGAACGTGAGGAGCGACAGCTCGTTCACGGTCTGGTTTCCGATCGTCGCGAGCACCGGGCACTCATTCCCGCCGGCGACCTCGTTGACGGTGATCTGGATGATCTCGAAGACACTGCACGCCGGATCGGCGCTGTCCGTGGCGCGGACCGTGACCTGGAACAGGCCGGGGCCTTGCGCTTCGGTCGGCGTGAACGTGAACACGCCTGTGTTCAGATCGATCGAGGCGCCGGCGGGGAACCCCGGATCGAGCGTGTAGGTGATCGTCTGCCCAACGTCCGCATCGGTCGCCGTGGCGGTGAACGTGAGCGTCGAGAGCTCGTCCACCGACTTGTTCCCGATCGTGGCCAGCACGGGACACGCATTGTCGCCGACTTCATTCACGGTGACGTTGAACGTCTCCGAGTCGGCGCACGCGGGCTGTCCCGTGTCGAAGACGCGGATCGTGATGGGAACGACGCCGGGGCTCTGCTCCTCGCTCGGCGTCCAGTTGAAGAGGCCGGTGCTCGGGTCGAGCGTCGCGCCGGCAGGGGCGTTCGTGCTGAGCGAGAACGTGAGGGTCTGGCCCACGTCCGAGTCGGTGGCGGTCGCCGTGAACGTGAGCGGCACGCCCTCGTTCACCGTGCGATCGCCGATCGGTCCCAGCACGGGGCACTGGTTCTCGCCTCCGACCTCCTGGACGGTGACCACCACGACCTCGGAGTCGGTGCACGCCGGGCTGCCGTTGTCGGTCACCCGGAAGACGATGTCGTAGGTCCCCGGCCCCTGCTCTTCCGTCGGGATCCAGGTGAAGATCCCCGACGAAGAATTGAGAGTCGCTCCTTCCGGAGCGCCCGCGCCAAGGGAGAACTCCACGGTCTGGCCCGGGTCCGTTTCGGTGGCCGCGATGGTCAGCTGAAGGGTCTCCAGCTCGTTCACGGTCTGGTTTCCGATGGGTGTCAGAACCGGACACTCGTTCGGACCTCCACCCTCGGTGACCATGACGTTGGTCGTGGCCGTGACGGGCGGGTTCACACCGTCCGAGACGGACCAGTTGATCGTGTAGTTCCCCTGCGAGAGATCGGGCGGCGTTCCGCTCAGGGTCGCCGTGGCCGGCGAGACGCTCGGCGTGTGCGTGAACTGAGTGAGGAACGGCGCGGTTGACGTTTGGGTGATCGTGAGCACGTCGGTCAGGTTCTCGTCCGTGGCGGTCGCGGTGACGGACAACAGACTTCCGACGCCGCCAACCACCTCATCGGGGACCACGAGCGTGGGGAATGCGTTTCCGCCCGGTCCCGGTCCGAGGCCGTCCGCGTCCTGCCAGTCCGACCCGCCGGCTGGACCCGTGAGCTTGTACGTGTTGTCGAACTCGGCTCCAGGGCACAGCGTGCCGAACGAGGTGAAGTCCGGACTGCCCGGCACCTGGTCGACGATCTGGATCTCCGGAGAACCGGAGAGTCCCGTGATCGTGATCGTGGCGAGCGCGTACTTGCCGGGATCGAGCGCTGCCTGCTGGCCGTATCCGTTCTTGTAGTTGATGCTGTCGGCGTCGACTTCACCGAAATTGACCGTCATCGTGGTCTGGAGATTGGTGAAGTTGCTGTACTCCACCAAGCCGCCCACCGCCTGGAGGTTGACCACGTAGGAGTTGATCGAGAGCGGCGTTAGCGGGTCCTGGTCACAGGTTGCGCCGGTGCCGTCCCGGTTCTGGTTGGTGATGACGTAGAGGGTCGCGACCGTCGGAGTGCCGTTCGCGGCGAGATCGTCGGCGTCCGTATGGAGCCCGTCGCCGTTCGTGTCGAGGAACATGTACTGCGCCGACACCGGTGTCGCATAGGACGCGCCGAGTAGC harbors:
- a CDS encoding putative Ig domain-containing protein, which translates into the protein MKLLIRLVFAVALLGASYATPVSAQYMFLDTNGDGLHTDADDLAANGTPTVATLYVITNQNRDGTGATCDQDPLTPLSINSYVVNLQAVGGLVEYSNFTNLQTTMTVNFGEVDADSINYKNGYGQQAALDPGKYALATITITGLSGSPEIQIVDQVPGSPDFTSFGTLCPGAEFDNTYKLTGPAGGSDWQDADGLGPGPGGNAFPTLVVPDEVVGGVGSLLSVTATATDENLTDVLTITQTSTAPFLTQFTHTPSVSPATATLSGTPPDLSQGNYTINWSVSDGVNPPVTATTNVMVTEGGGPNECPVLTPIGNQTVNELETLQLTIAATETDPGQTVEFSLGAGAPEGATLNSSSGIFTWIPTEEQGPGTYDIVFRVTDNGSPACTDSEVVVVTVQEVGGENQCPVLGPIGDRTVNEGVPLTFTATATDSDVGQTLTFSLSTNAPAGATLDPSTGLFNWTPSEEQSPGVVPITIRVFDTGQPACADSETFNVTVNEVGDNACPVLATIGNKSVDELSTLTFTATATDADVGQTITYTLDPGFPAGASIDLNTGVFTFTPTEAQGPGLFQVTVRATDSADPACSVFEIIQITVNEVAGGNECPVLATIGNQTVNELSLLTFTVTATDPDVGQTLAFTLEPGFPDGAGINSSSGVFNFTPTEAQGPGTYPVTVTVTDNGDPVCSDSETIQITVNEVDGENQCPVLDPIGNRTVDELALLTFDANATDPDAGQTLTFSLDPGFPAGAVIDPGTGVFTFTPTEDQGPGTHSVTVRVTDSFAGTPCSDFETLTITVNEVDGENQCPVLTPIGNRTVNELSLLTFTAMATDPDAGQTLTFSLDAGFPTGASINSSTGVFTFTPTEGQGPGTYTVTVRVSDDADPACEDFETITITVNEVDGENECPVLNGIANRTVDVGELLSLDADATDPDAGQTLTFSLDPGFPTGASIDPSTGEFTFTPIQAQVGEHTVVVRVTDNGDPACSDTEEFRITVNPLDGENECPVIDPIKGRTVEEGETLTFTVSADDPENTTLVYALGPGAPSGAQIHPLTGVFMWTPTSAQAGTYTITIQVRDTCEDPCTVTTTVQIVVEDSKPQNECPVLNGIANRTVEEGELLSLDADATDPDKGQTLTFTLDPGFPAGASIDPVTGAFTFTPTHAQIGDHEVVVRVTDNGDPACSDTEEFRITVEEGENECPVLSNLADRTVNEGELLTFTATATDPEDDEIIFSLDAGAPAGATIHPNTGVFTWTPTSAQGAETYEITIRATDLCDSPCSDTETIEVTVLDVGGENECPVLDSIGDRTVTEGNLLTFTATANDPEDEEIVFSLDAGAPAGAVIHASTGVFTWTPSSNQGPAKYEITIRATDLCDTPCSDTETIEVTVLDGNGAGGSSTVIATFEDSDRTTKLWTGKPTTCVQLEVVGDDEIDYSTIELVYNGQRLAAREGSSSRDKDRDGNSEGTVCFSKQDLRTLFAGLPSGEHTVSFQIVGRFESGESFTADVTHRVAVRGNGNKDDEEYDGVAGNGRKKARVSPNPINPSAVLSFGTTREGAVKIHLYDLAGRLVRTLYDGSMPAGANSVAWDGNGDNGSRVSSGVYYFRVLSPDGQDVVRVTVLK